Proteins from a genomic interval of Trifolium pratense cultivar HEN17-A07 linkage group LG6, ARS_RC_1.1, whole genome shotgun sequence:
- the LOC123892463 gene encoding thioredoxin-like 3-1, chloroplastic isoform X2 has protein sequence MSIIGTYSHFIYKEIYQRDEKYIPQCFVSGKDSLFLRKSCFENILIKKQNKIRRRNLRVEAWPDLSRPEKIEMEPINDSEQLDRILVHAQQNSDLVIIDWMAAWCRKCIYLKPKLEKLAAEFDTKAKFYYVDVNKVPQTLVKRGNISLWKDGEMRSEIIGGHQVWQVLEEVREMIQIYL, from the exons ATGTCTATTATAGGAACATATTCACATTTCATATACAAAGAAATTTACCAGAGAGATGAAAAGTATATTCCTCAGTGTTTTGTAAGTGGCAAAGATTCTCTGTTTTTGCGCAAGAGTTGTTTTGAGAACATAttgattaaaaaacaaaacaagattagaagaagaaatttgcGTGTAGAAGCTTGGCCAGATTTGTCAAGACCAGAAAAGATAGAAATGGAACCTATTAATGATTCTGAACAGCTTGATCGAATTCTTGTTCATGCTCAACAAAACTCTGATCTTGTCATTATTGACTG GATGGCTGCTTGGTGCAGGAAGTGCATATATTTGAAGCCCAAATTGGAAAAATTAGCAGCTGAATTCGATACCAA AGCCAAATTTTATTATGTGGATGTCAATAAAGTACCTCAAACTCTAGTTAAGCGTGGCAACATCTCT CTTTGGAAAGATGGTGAAATGAGATCAGAAATAATTGGAGGCCATCAGGTCTGGCAGGTCCTTGAAGAAGTCAGAGAAATGATCCAAATTTACTTATGA
- the LOC123892463 gene encoding thioredoxin-like 3-1, chloroplastic isoform X1 — MSIIGTYSHFIYKEIYQRDEKYIPQCFVSGKDSLFLRKSCFENILIKKQNKIRRRNLRVEAWPDLSRPEKIEMEPINDSEQLDRILVHAQQNSDLVIIDWMAAWCRKCIYLKPKLEKLAAEFDTKAKFYYVDVNKVPQTLVKRGNISKMPTIQLWKDGEMRSEIIGGHQVWQVLEEVREMIQIYL; from the exons ATGTCTATTATAGGAACATATTCACATTTCATATACAAAGAAATTTACCAGAGAGATGAAAAGTATATTCCTCAGTGTTTTGTAAGTGGCAAAGATTCTCTGTTTTTGCGCAAGAGTTGTTTTGAGAACATAttgattaaaaaacaaaacaagattagaagaagaaatttgcGTGTAGAAGCTTGGCCAGATTTGTCAAGACCAGAAAAGATAGAAATGGAACCTATTAATGATTCTGAACAGCTTGATCGAATTCTTGTTCATGCTCAACAAAACTCTGATCTTGTCATTATTGACTG GATGGCTGCTTGGTGCAGGAAGTGCATATATTTGAAGCCCAAATTGGAAAAATTAGCAGCTGAATTCGATACCAA AGCCAAATTTTATTATGTGGATGTCAATAAAGTACCTCAAACTCTAGTTAAGCGTGGCAACATCTCT AAAATGCCAACAATTCAG CTTTGGAAAGATGGTGAAATGAGATCAGAAATAATTGGAGGCCATCAGGTCTGGCAGGTCCTTGAAGAAGTCAGAGAAATGATCCAAATTTACTTATGA
- the LOC123892257 gene encoding uncharacterized protein LOC123892257, which yields MKEGELISEYFSRVLTVTNNLKRNGEKYDDVRIMEKVLRSVDPKFEHIVTVIEETKDLEDVTIEQLLGSLQAYEEKKKKKENIEEQVLKTRVDSPREEHGRSNQRRGGTRECGRGRGYGGRRGWRPNDDNNQRGEISSRGRGRGSPKSRYDKSRVKCYNCEKFGHYAFECRAPGNHRVEEKANYVEEINQED from the coding sequence ATGAAAGAAGGTGAACTTATCTCTGAATACTTCTCAAGAGTTTTGACGGTTACTAATAATCTAAAAAGAAACGGAGAGAAGTATGATGATGTAAGAATCATGGAGAAAGTTCTTAGATCGGTAGATCCAAAGTTTGAGCATATTGTCACTGTCATCGAAGAGACAAAAGATTTGGAGGACGTGACAATAGAGCAACTTCTTGGGTCGTTGCAAGCTTAtgaggaaaagaagaagaagaaggaaaataTCGAGGAGCAAGTACTTAAGACACGAGTCGATTCACCTAGAGAAGAGCATGGTCGAAGCAACCAAAGACGAGGTGGCACTCGAGAATGTGGACGTGGTCGTGGATATGGAGGCAGACGAGGTTGGAGGCCTAATGATGACAACAACCAAAGAGGAGAAATCTCATCAAGAGGTCGTGGGAGAGGATCTCCAAAATCAAGGTACGATAAGTCACGGGTTAAATGCTATAATTGTGAGAAGTTTGGGCATTATGCTTTCGAATGTAGAGCTCCTGGAAATCATAGAGTTGAAGAGAAGGCCAattatgttgaagaaataaaCCAAGAAGATTGA